Sequence from the Candidatus Margulisiibacteriota bacterium genome:
TTCAGCCAGCTTGTCATCTTTGTTTATTTCCATCCTGGACAAGACAAAGCAACAGTTGCGCCCGCCTTCTTTAAATGTTTTAGTGCCGTCCAGAGGATCATAAATCCAGACTGCTTTCGGCTTATCCTGGAAAACGGTTTCGTTTTCCTCGCTGATGATCATATCTCCGGAATAATTAGCTGATATATAATTCTCGATCAGGCTATTTATTTCCAGATCAGCTTTGGTAACTATATCCATTTCCACATCTACGGAAATATTGTGTGAATTTCGGTAGCTTGTCATAATTCCGGTTATTTCCTGCAAAAGCGGCAAAAACAGGTTTAGTTGTCTTAAACGCTCCCGAGTTTCAGGTTTGTTTAATGTACCCCTGGAAGCTTTTCTGAAATTAACCGGTGCATTTGTGCCTATCAATAAATCGGCTGTTTTTATAATAAGAGAAAGGTCTGCTGCAGTCGGTAGTTTTCTTCTATATGAAATGATCTTTTTGCGCATCATGGTTCAGCTATTTCCGTTTTTGTTACAAAATTCAGGTGAATAAACCCTGGCTGAAGATTGATAATTTCATATTTCTCGGCCAGGCTGATGATTTTAAACGGCCCATATGCGGGTTTGGCTCCTTCGCGACATACGGCTACATGCAGCACTATATGCGGTTTTTCGAGAACAGCAATCAAACCGTCAAGCATTTCCCCGGAAGCTTCAATCAGGGCCTCCACAGCGTTTTCATCTTTTAGATTATTTACACTCAGAACATTAATGCCTGACCCGAATTCGTTGGCTATGGTCTGAATCGTGCCGCGAAAAGCCCGGCTGATAACTTCACCGAAAAATTTTACCTTGAAGGCCTTAGTATTAGCGGTTTTTTTTATGCCATCCAGAGCTTCTGTTATTTCTGCTTTTACACCTTTAGAAAGCACGGATTTTTCCACATTTTTAAGTTGCAAGCCCAGTTCTGTGATTACGATTTGCGGATAAAGAGAAGTCTCTTTCCAAAGCAAAAGTTTTTGCGGGAAATTTTTTATAAATGTTTGTTGATCTGCATATCTTACCAGACTAGATATTTTTAACTTCAGATTATCAGCGGCTATTAATTTTGTTTGCATGTCATACTCTTTTTTTAATATGTCGTTATATGGAAATATTAATTTCAATATAATGTGAGAATTGAATTTGCGTCGCATTTTGCGATAGCAAATTTATTAACTCATTTTTAGTCAGTTGAAACATAAATGCTTCAGGAAATCTTGCGATATTCCTTCTAACCTGTTCATGTGAGCATTTCACTTGTACACCATATGCCGCCTCTCTCCTGTCGTGTTGCGACATCCTCTCTCCGCCTGCGGATAAAGTGGG
This genomic interval carries:
- a CDS encoding ORF6N domain-containing protein, whose amino-acid sequence is MSQHDRREAAYGVQVKCSHEQVRRNIARFPEAFMFQLTKNELINLLSQNATQIQFSHYIEINISI